The genomic interval CTGTTTACAAGTGCGATCCAGCGCAGGGTTCTTCTACAGCACCGTTGAGTTCTCGAATCCGATTGGTCCGAAAGTGTTTGATTTTGCATAGCAGAAAGCACCGATGATGCACTCaggtgtcagcgctttgcagCAGTCTTTCTTAAATTTGCGATTCTGGGATAAATGTGAAATTCTGCACTTCCAAATAAAAGGCAGTGAAACGGGTGGAAATTTTGGGGGTGTTTCGTCCTTGTGGGTGCGATGAATGAACGTCGGTCTGTTTATAAAACAGTCGTCACCGTCGGCGATGACGTGGTCCCCAAATTGCCTTCTGTATTGCAGTAAAACCTGACGGGTAAGTTGAGAGACAGCTGAAATTGTCACAATGATGACAGGAATGTGACGGTACCGTGGCATGCTAAATGGTTTATTTGTCTCCTCAAGcattttgctttgtgtgtgtgcgccaaaaaaaaatcaatgaaacGTTTATTCACACTCTCTTCACTCAACAACTTGGAGAATaactaaatgaaacaaaagactAGGCAGGACGTTGCTTAGCACTGAGCACAGACACCagggtttaaatatacagaCTAATTCAAGATGAGCCGAAAACGTACGCGGGACGTGAGGTAGACCGCGAACGACGGGACACGGGTGGAGACGagacatgaatcaaaacaaaaacacgctGCATTCTGAAGGCTTGGGTGCGAGAGGGAGGTTGTTGACACGCCAACACGGTCACGTTTCCCAAATTTCCAACGTCGGTGgaaactccggtttcctcccccagtccaaagacatgcacggtaggctgattggcgtgtccgtagtgtgtgaacgtgcgtgtgagtgtgtgccctgcgattgactctcaccctgtccagggtgtaccccgccttgtgccccatgctccctgggatagactccaggttcccccgcgaccctgaagaaggagtaagcggttgaagatggatggacggatactGTTGAAAAGATGACAtgcaagatattaacaatgcactaacAATTGCTAAAATGTTTTGATAAAAGAAAATCTAGAAAGATTAGTTTGAGCGGTTCAAACAATCCAGTCACGGTCAGTAATGTCAGGGACTGAGCAGCTGAAGCCGTGCGAGCTGAACAGTGAACGAACACCGGGAAAttgaagcgctttactagcgggGTAATTAACTCGCCCAAACGCGCCCTTAAGAATACACACTATCGTACGGTATTACAGTAGCGTACTCGTAATGCTTTATTTCAGGGgatcaggttttcacaacaAGTTCAGCTTtcacatggttttttttttttttaaatgcatgtttgtctaagttaatatataaaatgtatgaatttttggtttaaatcttgcaattttttttttcttttttgtgcgATGCCATATTAGTCTGCGCAAAACTGACAAACGATCAAATGTACGACGAGACCAAATATTGACTGGAGGATATTTTTCATCAGAAAACGATGCCGTCGTATTCTCGTTATCTGTGGCATAGGACGGTCTTAAAATGACTTGTTTCTCGATTATTTCTGGGACAGTATATTATCCAGTAAAACTCGTCGTGACGGGGCCTACACGGTATCGATACTCAGTGTTGGGTTGGTGTAAAACATTGTAGGCTGAAACTGAAATCTGAGTCAACCCTGCTAAAACAACCTGCTGTTGGATAATATCTTCGAGGTCTTTCATTATTGATGTAAAATACTGAAACTTGAGGATGTTCGGTGTTGTGGTGTTTTTCCATCAGAGAAGTTCACCCAATTtgacttgtttgtttattttgttgtcCTAGGTTGTTGGTTATTGCCAAGCTATTTATGAGCCTTGTTTACTTGGGTATagcagtttaaaaatatatatatatttttcattaacGTCGTACTCTCTTCTTAAGGAAATTCTTTTTCTCTCGCAGGCGAAATGGTGGTGAATGTGTTATGCAAAATGGAGGATATGCAAAACCCCCTACCAGTGCATGACCAGTATCAGGGAATTTACCTGCTCATGGTGCACCCGAACGAAAAGGTATGTCCATGTATGGTTTTGGGACTCTTTGGTTTATCTCCGTTATATTACCTCAGTTggaattggggttttttttttttccacgtttATCAGTGCATCTTTCCTGACGTTTTCCACAAGAAAATGTAGGAAGCCTATCCTCCATGAACGAAGGCACTTGTGATGAGTTTTTATTAAGTTTTTAATATTGTGGTTATAATTTTGATTAAGAATATCTGGCAACAATTCACGATTGATTAGTTCTAATGTCTTCTATATAGAAGCCTGCTGTAGCGTGCACAGTCacattttaatagaaaaaaaatacagcattgCTATTTGAATCCATTAGCCGAGAGGTAGTTGAAAAGTTTTTGACCCTGTAGCACCGATGAATGCTACTACGCTTTGTTTTCTTAGTGTAACATGCAAATTATCTTGCTGCCATTGTTGAATAGCGTTGCCATGAACGAGTGTAcctggtctgcaacaatgtttaggtaggtggtacgtgtcaaagtaacatccacgtgaATGCCAGAACATTCCCCAGAGCGTCACACagcctccaccggcttgccgtcttcccatagtgcatcctggtgccgtgTCTTCCCCGGTTAAGCgatgtgcgcgcgcacacacccgTGCGTCCACGTGAGATCAAAGAAAACGTGATCCGTCAGACCAGCCCACCCTCACCTGCTGCTCCATGGTCCGGTTCTGTTGCTCACGTGCCCATCGTAACTACATTATGACTGACGTTTATCAGATGATCTGTCGCAGCATGAGGATCTCGTTATAATTTTAAGTGCTCGGACAACAAAATGAGCCCCTCAGACTAGCGCAAAATAAGTGAACCGACTCCTTTTTAGGATCCACTTCGACGGGAAACCGAAAGCAGGATGGAGACTCGACACGCAAGACGCGTATTAAAGATGTACGGTAGTTTCTAAGTGCTACCGGGTCaggaaaaataatttcacttcTTACAAGGTAATTGATTTTTCTAATAGCTTTGATTCAGCACTGCAAGCTGTGCTTTGAAGTGAGAAGGTCTGTCTCGTAGATTATTCATTTCAGACCACGTTTGTTTTCAATCCCTATAGTCGTCATGTAAAACCGGAGAAGGTACTTATGGCCGTATAGTATATCTACTTAAAATTTATTAACGAATTTCATTTTCGTCCTTGTCCTGTCTTAGGTGCGTCACTGGGCTATAGCCACTGCCAGGTCGTTGGGCAGGGTGGACCGAGATAACTATTATGATCTCCAGGAGGTCTTCTTGTGCATGTTCTATATAATTGACTTGGGAATCACTGTGGACTTTCCAAATGTGGATGACTCTTACTGCTCTGGCAAGCTTCAGATGCTACCTCCACATCTCTATGACTCCAAAAATAAGAAGAATTATTGGCTAGGTATGctttctgtacttttttttttttttttttttttttttttttttttgtggtggatAATGGATAATCCACAATATGGTGGATTCCCAATCTAACCCCCACCCCCtgtttttacccccccccccccttttacaTAATTGTGTGAAAAGGGCCGATTCTTTCTTCTGTAAGAATGCATATTTGTGGCGTGTAACGTTGTTGACTTGCCTCCCAACAAGACGGACCTTCTAACCCTTAAATCCTAAATCCAGCAGTATTATGCAAACCTCTTGTGTCCTTGAAGAATTTGCTGAAGGTATTAACCGCAGAGATGATTCTCCAGGAGTAACACCTTCATATATTTTTCAGGTATCTGTATGTTGCTGATGCAGCTGGATTCACAGGCCATGGACTCTTTGTTAATGGGGCCCGAAGGGCAGGCCAGCATTCCCCAGTGCATTATTAATACCATGAATGACTGCAATAAAGGTAAAACGCAATGACCCGATTTcaagtttgtatgtttttatagttgtttataaaaaaaaatcaactctaGTACTAGTCTGTCTACTGTCTTTTTAAAGCActctttattttaatgaaacctgaaaCGTGGCCGTGTATGCCATCGGGTTCCACCATGCACGTCATGTTTTGTAGACTCGCATGCTATACTCACTATTACACATTAGTCACTGTGGGTTTTAAAttacttgtgtgtttgtgctttggGCGAATGTAACCTCCGCAGGTCATTTGAAAATATCCTAGGTGGGTACAAACGAAAGTCAGTGAGGTAGTGAgtggactgactgactgactagcACAGGACTTCTCTGCTGACATAACGCAATGAAATTCCAGTATGTCGTCTGTCTTTTAGTCTTAAGGACTTTTCTACCCTTATAGCCTTAAGGCTCACTATAGGTCTAATATATCATTAATTTAAGGCCCAGAACACCATTTGGGACGGGTTATTAGTCAATAGTTGTGTttgttcctttgttttttttttttgttttttttttgtaaaggaaGCATAGCTGTTCACATAACTTCACAACAATATTTAACAATCGGCTAGCGATAGAAAATGTCCCGAAAAATAGTTTAACGTTGACTTATTCacctttttgtgtttgtttttgttttcagatgACCCGGGATCGGATCCCTTCTGGCCTGCTTTGCACTGTTTCTTGGTCGTTCTAGACCGACTGGGCTCAAAGATCTGGGGTCAGATAGAACCGCTAGACGCTTTCCAGGCCATCACTAAAGCAGACAGCTACATAGCTGAAATTAAAAACATCCGACAGAAAACTGCAGGGTATGACGCAGCAGTCTGGCTCTGTGACTCTGCTGTAATAAAGTAACATCGCAATACGCTTGCACTTTAAGTTGAGTAGATGTAGGCTAGGATAGCGTTTTAACTTGCGATTGAATTTGCTGTAATTGTATCTGTAATTTTACCATCTGCATCACTCCGCATGTAGGACTACCGGTGTATGCACATAGTTTAGTTGGTGACGGAATAAttgattttgttaatttttttttaactctgaaTTGTAATCAGGACAAGAGTGAAAGAGGAGACTGAGGATCACGATGATCTGTTATCCTGCAGTCAAATCGTGTATGACTGTTACGCTACGGAGCGAACGAGTCGAGTAAGGCGATGATATTTTCCTAACTGCGTACCTTATTTTAAATTGCAAAAATAATCACCACAGTTTTGACTGATGCCTAGAAATATTTGagtaccttttttctttttgtaacaACCCTTACTCCTCTTTCTGTTCCATGTATGCTGTGACCTGTAGTCATCAAACTACTCATCTGGCAACAGTGACACCAGTGGCAATGCAGTCTTTGAAGAAATAAGCTGCCTAGTTAACGTCTTGCAGTCTGAAATGGGCCAAGGCATGCGTGTATATGGGAGCACCTTTCTCTGGTTCATTCCGTTTGTTCGCTCGATCATGGAGTTGAACGTGCTTAATAGCATCTGCATTGGGGAAGTTATCCACTATCTGGATAACAACGCCGACAAGGACGTGCTGTCTGGACGGACACACACCTGCGACAAAGTCACGGAGTTCTTTATCCGCATCCTCGTTGATATAATTGAGCTGCACCTAAGTAAAGGCTGCATGGAGACACTGTCCTACTTTACCCATATCTGGGTGGATTTGGTAATGCAGTGTGCTACCCTTTCTGGCGACATTTTTCATACCAGAATACACGAAGGTAGGGGGGTCCATGCGGCATCTTCACATTTCGGTAGAGGGTCCCGGAAGCCGGCAGTCGGTGGTGGTGCCGTTAGTCAAGCTTGCATGAAGCTGATTCGCTCTCTGTTGAAAGAAGGGGGACCGACGGCTACAGAGACCGCGCCCTTTCTGAACCTGGTTAACAAACAGATGCGCGGTGTCTCGGCCAGAGGGTGGAATCTTCCCAAATCGGAATATGAGAATCTTAAGAAATGCTTAATCAAGCTTGTAAAAGCAATATCGGAAAGGCCTGCGGTTCCAAACGATGTTCTGCCATGTGCTCCCCCAACGCCACCTTCAGAACCTTCAGAAAATATCATTTCCTACCCAAATCCCACATTGACCCCGCCTCTGCAGCAAGTACAAACCAGGGATGTAGAGGTTGGTCCAAGTCGTCCTATAGGTACGATTGATTTTATTAAGAATGAACCACCGTGGGATCATGGGGAATGTCAAAGTTTCTATGATGGCCAAGAAGAAATGATTACGATAAAGAAAGAAGCTTGCAAGCCAATACCAAGTTCAGAATTTGGATCTCCTCCTGAggttaattatataaaaaacataGACTTGGGGAAAGGACAGGAAATTGAATCTGGAAAGATACGAGACGTTGCTAAGAAAAGATTTGAAACTGAGGATGAACAAGGTAAATGCAGTGGCTTGAAAGAGTTTGGACATGCATCGGGTGTAAGCCTTCAACCTTCCACCTCACAGTCTAACATCTCAGGCTCTGCCGGATTTAGCAAGTCCTCTAAAAGGACGTTGGAggatgacgacgacgacgacgatgagCCCTTTGATGTCCGACTGCGTCGTCTGAAGAGACCTGTCGAGTCCCGTAACGAGAATTCAACCGAGTCCAGACAGGTTTCAGTACCGTTGTCTCGCAGTGCAGAAAAGGTCGATGAGGCCAGCGTAATCGCCACTTCAGATGTTTCTTCAAATGACAAAAAGCTGTTAGAAAACAGGGTAGCACGTGATCCCTCTTTTGACTCGAGTACGAGCCCGGGTCGTTGTTATGATTATTTGAGCGAATCACAATTATTTGAGTATGAAACCGAAGAGTACGTGGCATCTGCCTGGAATGAGCCAGACATTGACATCCCAGTTGTGACCAAAAAGCAAAAACTTGATTCCAAAGCCTGCATTAGTCCGGAGGCTGTGGAACCCATGCAGAGTCCGGAGGCTGTGGAACCCATGCAGAGTCCGGAGGCTGTGGAACCCATGCAGACTCAGCTGGCCTCGGACGAGGACGTCGAGAGAGCCTGTCTGCAAGTAGAGGCGCAAATCTGTAAACAGCAACAGCCACATGAACCAACCACATCAAACATCCAAGTGCCATCCAAACCGAGTTCCAATGAAAAATATGATTTCGTTCAATCCAAACATTTCAAAAGTCCCCCTGAAAAAACTGGCCTCACTGATAAGAAAGGCAAGCAATGGCTGTGCAGAAAGCCTCCTGTTATTGAAGCCCTGAGCCAAAAAATCAAGAAACATTGCAGGACACACAACACCATATCTCCAAACCCTGTGAAACCATGTTCTTCCACAACGCTGACTGTTGCATCACCCTCTATGGTTGTCCCTTCCAGAGGCTGTCCTGCCTCCTCTGTTGCACGTTCACCATCCACCCCTGCCATAGTTCCACCGAAAAAGGTTCGCAAACGTGCTGAACCAGAATCTCCTGCAGAGCTTCTGGGgttgaaaaagaaggaaaggaaagcttttgatctttcgCAGCGTTCCTTGGTCTCGTTGGGTGAGCTTCGATCACATGGCCAGAACGTGCATGTCGAGCCACAACAGAAGTCAAAAAGGGTTCGTCAAAAGAAGGTTGGTGTGAAGAAAGGCAAGAAGATGCTTGCATCACAAGATATGCAATACTTTATACAGAGCCGTAGGATGCTCCAGAAGCCAACGGCGGCCACTGGGGCTGTTGCCAAATCAAACAAATTTTCTGTACCTGAGACCCTATCAAAATCAAAACCTGCAATTGAAACTGTGGCGGAATCGGGAGATGAGGAGGATGATTACGATTTCCTTCCATGCTCTCAGCCTGATCCTGACCGAAGGGTGGACAGTAAAACGGGTACTTGTCAAGTCAACACTCATTTGTCAGATGAATCCAAAAAAGCAGTAAATGATTGGTCTGAGAACGTTACAAGTAAAGAGCTCAGTTCCCATCAAAACAATAAAGGTGCCTGTAGTTCCATGCCAGAAGGTGCAGAATCCAGGGATGGAAACTgtggtggtgaagatgatgatgatgatgaatggaCAAGCCTTACACAAAATGAGCCTACGGACATGGAGTTATGCTCTCAGATGGAGCAGATGGAGGTAGAGTATGGTGAGAACTTGTACACGGTCAGTGACTTTGGCAACCAACCGAATATTTCTAAAGGAGAAACGAGTGTGCCACTTAAACCATTATCTGGCAACCCGCCTCAGAAATCCCTTCCTGATGCTTCCACTGAGACGTCTTCAAATGAACAATTGTTCTTAAAACCTAGCATGCCCCCGGAGTGTCAGAAAAAGACCAAGCCTTCGACGACAAAAATTTACTCCTCAAATTCCCGCAGTGCCACTTTGGTCAAAGAGATGGGGAAAGTAGCCAACCCTCCATCTGCTGCTAATGTTGCTAAGGCTAAGGTTGCACGACCACCACCAGCAATGCCGCCGCCGCTGCTACCAAAACCACCTCCAAAATCCACACCACAGCCTGAATTCCGCCAGCCTCTACCCCCGAGACCCTCCCTGAACCCTCTAAAACCTGATTTAAAGTCGTCTCTTTCTAGTGTAGCGTCTGCTTCCCATGTACCGTCCTATAAGACCTATCCCAGACCAGAAGCGCCTGTACCGATACAAACGCCAACGGTGGCTCAAAATCGAAGACTCGATAATACTCCGACGTATGAGCCATCCTACCTGAAACGGGCGATTTTAAAGTGGGAGTACAACATGTTCGACAACTACAGAATGTTTGGGACACCCAAAGACTTGTGTCCATTTGCCCTTAAGGAAGTACCAACCAATTTCTCTAGCTACCAGGAGTACTTCAACATCTTGTACCCACTTCTGCTCATTAATACATTTGAGGAGGTGggtgttattgttttgttttcattatgcACCGCCATAAACCTGTACTAGGTCACCATATGATTGATTGCACTTTCATACTGCATTATGAACTGTGGACTCCCCGAGCATGCAAAATACTTCCTTTCTCTTCTCCCGTAGATGGTCCGTGAATGGCTTAATGGTAGGAAAGTCCGTATTGAACTCCACGTCCAGGCAATTGAATACCACAGTTGCATTGCCAGCGCCAGTTTCAAAGGTACGGTCACTTAATCGTGAACACTTAGCAAAGTTTTCTTATTGCTTATAatattattaggaacacctgcttcCTGCTATTATCCAGTCGGCCAGTTAAGCGGCAGCATTGCAATGCATATGATCTGACCGACCTTATGTCTGATGTGAAGCTCTGTGAAGAGCTTCCATTAATGTTTACATAAAACATCTgaatgggggggagggggtggggggaggggggtgtgaCTGACTGGCTTGCATAGTTGTTGGTGtttgggctggtttgagtgtttcagaaactgctgatttccaaCAGTCTTTAGAATTTAAACAGAATGGTGATCGGGGGTGGGATTAACATAAAATATTCAGTTGTGCCGGTAGTACAATATATGTAACTAGATCgaaatgttggtttttttttgtttttttttgtcatgttgtgTAGTATGCCTTAATGCTGAGCAGGTGAAGAAGCAGTTGTATCCTAGAGAAGATGACCTTGTGCTCCTCTGGCTGCCGGAGAACACTGGTGCATATGCTAACGATGAGCCAGGTTCTACTGAGAATATCCACTTTGGCTGTGTGGTGAAATCCATGTTGAGTAATggaggtatgtgtgtgttgtgcatggTGGTTTTCTTTTCACAAGATTTCCTAATCTCACCCTAGTGTGTTCATGTACGAATAAATTTAACGATGGCCAGGGTCGATGGTCTATAGTGCGCTTGGCTGAATAATTCTGCTGATCTATATgtgatctgatttttttttttttttttttttacatttttattttttttgccgtCTTCAAATATAGGTCCGTTCTCCACGTTGTACCTTACCGTTCAGACGCGTGGTAACGTGTCCTCCGTTAACACCCAACCCGTACGCTGTGAGGTGATCGGCTCCCTGATCAGTACGCTGCGGGAATTCAGAGCGCTGTGTTTGCTACAAAAGAGCAAGCTGGAGCTTCCGGTTCTCAAGCCAGATATGAAATACTTTGCACCCTGCCAGGATGACCTGACGAACCTAGATATGCCTGTGAGTAGGTCATTCGGGTCACTAGGGTAGAACGCAGCTTGTTAGgttgtttaatttgtttgtttgtccccCACGTAGGAATATAATCGGGACCAGGCCCAGGCAATCAGCTGTGGTGTTGCGATGGTGAAAAGGAAGCAGAATACCCCAAAGATTTTGTTAATACACGGACCACCAGGGACCGGCAAGAGCAAAATCATAGTTGGCATGTTGCACCGTCTTCTCTCTGTACGTCCTTTTTATTTGCGcgacttcttcttttttctttctttctcgcttCTTATATTTGCGCTATTGACTCTTCCTCAATCCTTTCGTTTTCCTCATTTTGGTTGCGTATGCTGTAAACTCTTTAGGATGGAGAGAGTCCTTCACTGAATCGCTATGCTAAGTCTCGCAGAAGAAGAATTCTGCTCTGCACCCCGTCTAATGCTGCCATCGACAACTTGATGAAGAAAATCATTATTCTCTTCAAAGATATGTGCTTGGACAAAGATGCTCCACAAGGTACTAGTAACGTACACTTCACCGCCACGTGCGCTCCTGTATGTGTGACGTGATTATGACCGTGTAAACATGTCGCATGGGGGAGGCCTTGAGGGATTTCTGTCCAAAAGTCACTCCTGGTTGAGACACTTTgctaccttttttttatttttattattattatttatttattttttcaaaagcaGTGTCTGTATGTGATGTACTTGCTGTCCACGATCACCTGGGTACAATAGATGCTGTCATACCATTTACATTTCATCTCACTTAACTCCGATTCACCTTTTCTCAAATTTTTGGCTGCGTATTTAGGCTGTGACGCTGTCAAATAACATCTACGCCGATCatccgtaacattaaaaccattacaaatccATACAAATCCACTGCCCCGTGCACACGCATGGTAATTTACAGATTGCCATTTATGAACATAGTCATgggagtatgaagaaaatctgtGTTTCTGAAACGTTTGTAAATCTGGTGgaactccatttttttttttttttttttttttttccccccctttggTTTGGTTCATGCAAACATACAGGGAACTGTGGTGACATCAACCTGGTGCGACTAGGGAGTGAGAGGACCATCTCGGAGTACCTGACACCCTTCAGCCTCGACAGCCAGGTCAAGAAAAGATTGGGTGAGTATAAGACGTGCATGTACAGTTTAAGGGTGGTGGTGGGATGGTGTACACTGATAGTACAATAGAATAGGCGTATCGTGAAAACCCCTAGACGCTGTTCTTTGCCCTTCAGTAACGTTGGATTCTATTGTGCATTTCTTTGTGCagaaaaagcacaacaaatctGTGATTGGGATATccagaggaagaaggaggaacTGGACAAGCAAATTGAAAAGCTGTCTCGGCAGTGTGCCGAGACGGGCAAAAAATCGGCCACGGTGAGGCACTACTATACACCTAGTACTCCTAAACAGGTTTCTGAAAATTCGGAATAACAGACACACCCTTACTCTTGTGGAGCAGGCTTAAAAACTGCTGGATGTGGAGGATGCTGGATGGCAGAAAAGTGTCGCGTTCGGGTGTCTACTGTATCGCTGTAGCTAGCGGATCACATCGTCGGTGCTCTGGCTGAGCCATAGATTTTTGAAACGCACCTTTGGACGTGGGACTGACCGATCGGATAGTCTGTAGGCTATGATTAAAGGCAGGTTTGAACTCGTACGCAAGTCTAATCGCGTGCGCAGGCAGTCACCCGAGCTCAATATCGAACCAGAGACCACGAAGTTCCCAGCCACGGAGGGTTGTGACGTTCCGCAGGATTCCAAAATTCCGTTCTGTTCGCTATCTATTCACTGACTTCATTCCACCATGGTCTTCTGTCCTTTCTGCAGTTTGAACAGCTGAATGCCAGGAAGCTAAAGTGCTTACAAGAACGGGAGGAACTCAGCAAACAGTTGAAGGAGGTatacatccttttttttaaaaataaataaataaataaaatgatcccTTTAACAATATGCCTCTTACATCTTTTTATCCTCACTTCATATTCGTCTCCCTTTGCCCTCTTGCTCTCACCTTTTTATctcctttcttttatttatttatttatttttttaaagtttcgTAGTAAAAGACAATCGGTGCAGTCGCGTCTCTTGCATGACGCTCATGTGATCTGCTGCACGCTGAGCACTAGTGGCAGTACCCTCCTCGAGTTTGCCTTCCGCAACCTTGGACACGAACCGTTCAACTGCGTTATCGTTGACGAGGTctgttttgcttgatttttaaaatcattttaaatatcatGTGAAGGTGTTTA from Ictalurus furcatus strain D&B chromosome 18, Billie_1.0, whole genome shotgun sequence carries:
- the setx gene encoding probable helicase senataxin isoform X2, with protein sequence METCLWCTASAESDAAVVRVLNRYCTDAMTPKEMQDANSDFIYCLECVVEYHRARERVPALHKHLWKLETARLLKVFRDMLEADLEDSDLFFVDDEQEQPVSKFTPEEFLNGLRFPLMEVLKYPYLLCDRDLCEMVVNVLCKMEDMQNPLPVHDQYQGIYLLMVHPNEKVRHWAIATARSLGRVDRDNYYDLQEVFLCMFYIIDLGITVDFPNVDDSYCSGKLQMLPPHLYDSKNKKNYWLGICMLLMQLDSQAMDSLLMGPEGQASIPQCIINTMNDCNKDDPGSDPFWPALHCFLVVLDRLGSKIWGQIEPLDAFQAITKADSYIAEIKNIRQKTAGTRVKEETEDHDDLLSCSQIVYDCYATERTSRSSNYSSGNSDTSGNAVFEEISCLVNVLQSEMGQGMRVYGSTFLWFIPFVRSIMELNVLNSICIGEVIHYLDNNADKDVLSGRTHTCDKVTEFFIRILVDIIELHLSKGCMETLSYFTHIWVDLVMQCATLSGDIFHTRIHEGRGVHAASSHFGRGSRKPAVGGGAVSQACMKLIRSLLKEGGPTATETAPFLNLVNKQMRGVSARGWNLPKSEYENLKKCLIKLVKAISERPAVPNDVLPCAPPTPPSEPSENIISYPNPTLTPPLQQVQTRDVEVGPSRPIGTIDFIKNEPPWDHGECQSFYDGQEEMITIKKEACKPIPSSEFGSPPEVNYIKNIDLGKGQEIESGKIRDVAKKRFETEDEQGKCSGLKEFGHASGVSLQPSTSQSNISGSAGFSKSSKRTLEDDDDDDDEPFDVRLRRLKRPVESRNENSTESRQVSVPLSRSAEKVDEASVIATSDVSSNDKKLLENRVARDPSFDSSTSPGRCYDYLSESQLFEYETEEYVASAWNEPDIDIPVVTKKQKLDSKACISPEAVEPMQSPEAVEPMQSPEAVEPMQTQLASDEDVERACLQVEAQICKQQQPHEPTTSNIQVPSKPSSNEKYDFVQSKHFKSPPEKTGLTDKKGKQWLCRKPPVIEALSQKIKKHCRTHNTISPNPVKPCSSTTLTVASPSMVVPSRGCPASSVARSPSTPAIVPPKKVRKRAEPESPAELLGLKKKERKAFDLSQRSLVSLGELRSHGQNVHVEPQQKSKRVRQKKVGVKKGKKMLASQDMQYFIQSRRMLQKPTAATGAVAKSNKFSVPETLSKSKPAIETVAESGDEEDDYDFLPCSQPDPDRRVDSKTGTCQVNTHLSDESKKAVNDWSENVTSKELSSHQNNKGACSSMPEGAESRDGNCGGEDDDDDEWTSLTQNEPTDMELCSQMEQMEVEYGENLYTVSDFGNQPNISKGETSVPLKPLSGNPPQKSLPDASTETSSNEQLFLKPSMPPECQKKTKPSTTKIYSSNSRSATLVKEMGKVANPPSAANVAKAKVARPPPAMPPPLLPKPPPKSTPQPEFRQPLPPRPSLNPLKPDLKSSLSSVASASHVPSYKTYPRPEAPVPIQTPTVAQNRRLDNTPTYEPSYLKRAILKWEYNMFDNYRMFGTPKDLCPFALKEVPTNFSSYQEYFNILYPLLLINTFEEMVREWLNGRKVRIELHVQAIEYHSCIASASFKVCLNAEQVKKQLYPREDDLVLLWLPENTGAYANDEPGSTENIHFGCVVKSMLSNGGPFSTLYLTVQTRGNVSSVNTQPVRCEVIGSLISTLREFRALCLLQKSKLELPVLKPDMKYFAPCQDDLTNLDMPEYNRDQAQAISCGVAMVKRKQNTPKILLIHGPPGTGKSKIIVGMLHRLLSDGESPSLNRYAKSRRRRILLCTPSNAAIDNLMKKIIILFKDMCLDKDAPQGNCGDINLVRLGSERTISEYLTPFSLDSQVKKRLEKAQQICDWDIQRKKEELDKQIEKLSRQCAETGKKSATFEQLNARKLKCLQEREELSKQLKEFRSKRQSVQSRLLHDAHVICCTLSTSGSTLLEFAFRNLGHEPFNCVIVDEAGQAKETETLIPLLYRCPNLILVGDPMQLPPTVVSQTAKQLGYDQSLMARLCKTRPYPSIFLSFQYRMHPVICEFPSKYIYNNDLKSDRETARKLCSSSWPFEPYRVFDVIDGKERREGDSFSNLKEVNLVLLLLKLLGEKHAMRKEKQQIRVGIITPYNAQKQRLLQALQNDTDKEYKKCIQVEVDTVDGFQGREMDCIIVSCVRASNENGSIGFVANRQRMNVTITRAKFSLFILGHLCTLKSEWGALIEDAKARGTVIEAHESSFHQVTKKVLKPIPFSHSHSYPPNIPASSEDHRMHTRPSDPRLAEAHRSSREQDGANQSFTRPRPPSRRPSDPRFQQSSTRSFRAPPERRYDHHNASSGSCRAYRK